A region of the Saprospiraceae bacterium genome:
AGTAGATGCAGGTTTTTTATATTCCTATTTAGCAGAAACGGAAAGTGATCCGAATGTTGCAAAGGTATTTCATGAAATGGCCGACATTGAATCCGGTCATGCAAAAGCTTTTCTTGCAAAAAAAAGTATCGGACTTTCAAAATTGCCTAAACCATCCTGGAGAGCGAAAACTTTAAAGTTGGTTGGAAAATTTTTCGGAAACGATTATGTTCTTGGTGTATTGTTAGATACTGAAAAAAGTATTTCTAATGCTATTTTAAAAACAAGATCTGAAGGGAAAACAAATCCATCTATATCAGATACTGCACATGTGAGTATCTTAAAAAATATACTTAACACGAATACCACGATATCTGGAACAAGCCTTGCCCGATTTGAAAAAAGACACCGTTCCGTTGGAGGCAATGCACTGCGGGCAGCTGTTTTAGGAGGAAATGATGGACTGGTTTCCAATTTTAGTTTAGTCATGGGGATTGCCGGAGCAACCAGTGGACAAAATGAAGTATTGTTGACCGGATTGGCTGGATTATTGGCAGGGGCCTTATCCATGTCTTTGGGAGAATGGATCTCGGTTAAAAGTTCGCAAGAGCTCTATGAAAATCAAATGCAATTGGAACTAGATGAATTGGAAAGCAATCCGGAAGGAGAAGAAAGAGAAATGGCATTAATTTATATCGCTAAAGGAATTCCCGAAGATCAGGCTAGAAAAATGGCCAGTGAATTGATTAAAAATACAGAACAGGCACACCAATTATTAGTTAAAGAAGAATTAGGAATTAATCCGGAAGAATTAAAAGGTTCAGCGATGGAAGCTGCAATTACTTCTTTTATATTATTTGCGATTGGGGCCATAATTCCTGTAATTCCCTATTTTTTTATTGGCGGCATGAAAGCCGTTTTCTACAGTGCCGGATTGAGTGCAATCGGATTATTTATAATTGGTTCGTCCATTACTTTATTCACTGGAAAAAATGTTTGGTATTCCGGTTTAAGGCAAGTTGTTTTTGGCTTAATGGCCGCAGCCATCACCTTTGGTATAGGTAAATTAATAGGCGTGTCAATTGCAGGATAGTTTTTTTTTAATTTCCAAACAGTTTGGATTTGTTTTCTAAATATTCTTATGATTAAAAAAATTGGTATTATTTGTACGCTATTGATTTTACAACTTGCCTGTTTTAGTCAGAATAGCGTACTTGTAAATTACAGTTTGGATAGTAATACAAGGCAACAAAAAAAACCACTTCTTAATTTTAGTTATAAACAATTAATTATTCCAAGTACAGGAATTATTTATGGAATAGTTGGTTTAAATATTCCCTCCTTGCGATTATTAAATAGAGAAATAAGGGAAGAGGTAAGTGAGCATATAGATGGCAAGTTTTCAATTGATGATATTGCACAATATGTTCCCGCTGTCAGTGCATTTGGATTAGAATTGATGGGTATTCAAGGAACAAACAGTTTGAAAGAGCGGAGCCTTGTGTTGCTCACATCTTATATTTTAATGATTAGCGTGGTTTCTAGTTTAAAAAATACAACAAAAATTGAACGACCTGACAAAACTGGGCACAACTCCTTTCCTTCAGGGCATACTGCCAATGCGTTTGTTGGTGCTGAATTATTGTGGCAAGAATACAGGGAGCAATCAATTTGGATTGGCATTGCAGGATACACTATTGCCAGCGGTACCGGAGCATTCCGCATTCTCAATAACCGGCATTGGTTGACCGATGTGACGATGGGAGCTGGAATTGGCATCCTTTCAACCAAACTGGCATATTGGCTGTACCCCTATTTAAACAGCGCATTGTTTCATTGCAATTCGAGGTCAAATGCCCTCCGTTTAGAGCCCCAAATCCATTCAAATCAGTATGGACTGTGTCTTCATTTAGGGTTTTAAGAACTTTCGAAATCCGTTCTATTTTATATTTTATATATTTAACATCCTCATTTACAAGCATAAAATTAAATTCTACTAATTTTAGACATTGAAATTATCCTGTAATACATTCCGGTTGACTTTAAAAAAAG
Encoded here:
- a CDS encoding phosphatase PAP2 family protein, producing the protein MIKKIGIICTLLILQLACFSQNSVLVNYSLDSNTRQQKKPLLNFSYKQLIIPSTGIIYGIVGLNIPSLRLLNREIREEVSEHIDGKFSIDDIAQYVPAVSAFGLELMGIQGTNSLKERSLVLLTSYILMISVVSSLKNTTKIERPDKTGHNSFPSGHTANAFVGAELLWQEYREQSIWIGIAGYTIASGTGAFRILNNRHWLTDVTMGAGIGILSTKLAYWLYPYLNSALFHCNSRSNALRLEPQIHSNQYGLCLHLGF
- a CDS encoding VIT1/CCC1 transporter family protein, which encodes MINQKNIQTEVDAGFLYSYLAETESDPNVAKVFHEMADIESGHAKAFLAKKSIGLSKLPKPSWRAKTLKLVGKFFGNDYVLGVLLDTEKSISNAILKTRSEGKTNPSISDTAHVSILKNILNTNTTISGTSLARFEKRHRSVGGNALRAAVLGGNDGLVSNFSLVMGIAGATSGQNEVLLTGLAGLLAGALSMSLGEWISVKSSQELYENQMQLELDELESNPEGEEREMALIYIAKGIPEDQARKMASELIKNTEQAHQLLVKEELGINPEELKGSAMEAAITSFILFAIGAIIPVIPYFFIGGMKAVFYSAGLSAIGLFIIGSSITLFTGKNVWYSGLRQVVFGLMAAAITFGIGKLIGVSIAG